Within Montipora foliosa isolate CH-2021 chromosome 3, ASM3666993v2, whole genome shotgun sequence, the genomic segment ACGTAGCTTAATTAACTTGTACACTCGATCGGAGAGACTGAAAGAAACGTTTGAAAGAGGATTTAAGACCATTGGTTTCTCTCTTTGCGCAGTGTCCCTAGGCATAATTGCAGGAACCAGTCTTGACAGACTCATTGTCATTATGAAGCCGCTGCAGTATCCCAGCGTCGTTACTGTTCGGAGAGTTACTTGTATTGTTCTAGCGATTTGGGCAGTTTGTGTAGTAGGAGGAACCATCCAGATTTGGGAAGAAGGAATTCTATTACCTTCAATGGCCGCTTGGATATTCATCGGGTTTTGTGTTACCGTTACGTGTCACGcgaccattttcaaaattgttcgGCGTCATCGAATACAAATTCAGAGTCAGGCTCGAGCGTTTGAAGGAGCTGATACCACCGCAAGAATGGCCAGCCTTCAAAAATCTGCCTTTAGTGCATTTATATTCTTCATTGTGCTCGCGATTTGTCAGTTTCCTTATCTCCTTGTTTGCATAATTTATTTCGCCCGTGAAAGAAGAGAGGGTCTTCTTGTCAGGTCTCTTACCACCACAGTTGTCTTCATGAACTCGGCTTTAAATCCATTTTTATATGGTTGGAGAGTACCTAAGTTAAGAAATGCAATGCTACAAGTGTTTCGTGCAAAGGAAGTGCGATCCACGAATTTTGTCGTTTAGCCGGGTCAAACTAACTCGTAAATAAAAACTAGTACGAGAGTAAAAACAGTCTGGAACAAACACATAGCGGTTTTTAGGATTGGTGCTTGTCATGCAGGGAGTgtgtaaaatacaaaaattcaaattaactCATCAGCGTTAAAAGCAGCTTAATTAAATGGAGGCAACAAACTAGCTActatgaaatggtatatgaaatgggtcatatatgaactgcggatatgaattCAAGAGAAGGTattatcctcgcagttatgaacgcagtcttaaagaatgaaaattaacgatagtaaaataacatgacatttcgacgacttcatgtcatcattgtcaaatgaataaattaaaattaacagaaaggcatatttatagatttGGAAAGggagaaaataaattggcatgaaagcattcaggtaaaaagtttttcgcgaatggaatccgtttgcgtgttcagttttggtcctttgttcttaatccacagcaTTTCATAGATCAAACAATCGAGTTTGCTACGGCATTTTTTTAggactttaaagttcttaattaaGTTGGTAGGTGTTAAACCATGCGCGTCCCTGAAATGTTTTCGGAAAATGTGATCggagaagagagaaaaacgcagtacctccaaacacaggcgctggagcgtcgtaccaaacgcgtcatcccgggatttctgcccgtgcgatcgcttttggacgcagttggtcCTTCACTACCGACCTTGcttcccggtacggcattgggggagagatatgtcggcccctaaaccatatgtggcaaatcccacgcctactcacaggtccaaaccgcccttgtcagtttaaggtaagaattcgatggcataTATATTGAGGgggaaagtcattttctctctgATCCGCGGCACTGGCCaaaaggatcgcagctctgggaacggaAATGCTTCCCCACGAAACCGGAATttacgtagaccaatcacaacggaccTCCAGATTCTGGAAGTTAACTCGAGACCCTGAGTAAACTGCAAGAAGGTAGGCTTAGTGTATTGGGCTAAGTtaaaaagagaaactggagcgtaTAAATTTTATGCTTTGGCTTAGATGTTTGCGGCCCTTCACAGAATGAGTACGCGTAGAATTCGTAtggttgaaacattttgctccTGTGCAATTCAAACCTATTTCTGGCGCTCGCTTGAGATTGATATCATATCTACATTCCTTTCCGCGCTGTTTCGTTTGAATAACCCCATGTCTTGTAGTTCTTCGGTTGAAGTgatttactgcgcctttcaataacatgcggactcttaaatttAAAGGttaaccgacaaatgcgttttttgctaccgtcaatcaaatgttcggggctcctcccagcttccgactatgttgaaggaactgggctcaacgatgtgatttgattactgcgcgcTCGACAGTAGCCGGAAGCTCGAAGGAGCCGTCGAatatttgattgacggtagcgaaaaacgcatttgtcggttgacttttgaatttaagagtccccatgttattgaaaggcgcagtaaggtCTACAAATATTTGGTTTTaccaacggagttgataatgtaaattggccaccgtacagcgattctaaaagctgacgttttgagcgttagcccttcgtcagagcgaagtaAGTAatttcactctgacgaagggctaacgctcgaaacgttagcttttagaatctctgtacgatggccaatttacattatcaactccgttgataaaaccaaacttttgtatactacttccccaccgatgcagcaccacagtttctttagaaactacccccttcgtTGATTTAAGgtctgctttatttttcaaatcgaagaaacactGAGTACAAACGATCGGTTcgcaacacaaaaacattcaatCAATTGTTTGAGACGATCATCGGCGAAAACAGCCTTAAATTTTCAAGCTTAAACGTAattgattttttcaagctttcttttcgctaCTATCCTAGTGGTGTTCATTGCGCTTGAAGGTAATGGTTCTcgtgcagttcaaatacacCCGCAGTACTTTCATATTTGTATTAGAGTCATTAGAaactaaggcccgtttcaaacgttgaacttttcatgtgccgaatctaatgcaaatgagaaaatctattgtttttgctcatttgcattagattcggcacatgaaaagttcgacgtttgaaacgggcctaaagTACTTTTAATAACATTGGTGTCAAATTACTCCTTATTTTGGCAccaaatttcagcgttaatttatgaTTTTACACGTGAGATCacgatgttgccatggcaaaatggcgtcttaGGAAAGTGATTTGTCACCCATTATATTAATAACTAATGAAATGGtctactcgtgaaattagggaatattTTAACGCGTGTTTtgttcaaaatcaaataatttcccgagcctttttAGATATTCCCTAACCATTTGATTATCgacaaaaattaaacaaaattacagtacgcaaaaattaagcacgTTATGGGAAAATTTGTATTGCAGCGCAAAGGAGACAGCGACAACTATCTCTATCCAAATAGGCGACAGgtgggctggaaaatgagcgaaaaagcgacatcagaaccccccttggaaggcctcttaagtataaaactaaaaaatggtttgctttaaaatcagaaccaATTCACCATATGTATGCCAGGGAAAACAAGTtacatctcggtagcctgaaagttaagaaataatttgcctgtgtttaaataaCCAATACACCAACATATCACTAACGTTTcttgtttaaccggagaattagggaagcagatgttcgaaagtgtaatagctgttgagttttatttctcagttatggagttccataagtataaaactttaaaatggtttgctttaaaatcagaaaagaaccaattcactgttgctgttgagaaaagtgtatgccaattttccatttcttaattgcatgatgctggccgttgtaaaccgtgttttagttTATATTTCAAACTGATTTATTGTACCtttggactattttgacacgtcactaactttatgacgaagtcggcccaacaaacgtgtcgagattaacacctctctctccctttatgtctcttgctctgccatccaaagaagcaaaaaaaagtttcagTGAACTATTGCATTACGCTCTATGTGTTCcatattaacaaaaaaaacaaaaaaattatcgaCTCAATTAATGACAAATACATGACATTTGAATATTCATTTCAGGACAGCCCCGAGGACAGCATCTGGAAAACTACGGCATTGACTTTAATTTGCTTAAAGACTATTCTACGAATTTTCAAAGACAACTCCCAAAAGTTAACTTGGGACAATCTTCCCACCTCCATTTGTTTAAGTACTGTGGTTCTCATCCCCTAAAATCAGACCACTCGTTACAACTGACAACTCGCTACAAGTCCCTATGAGCTGGATATTAGCTGTCCACTACATTGACAATTGTGATATTTGAGAGAAACTTCCTATTGCAGCTATCACTTCTGTACACGCAGAAAATGACAGTGTATTTAGATACCAAAACCGTAAAAAAATCCACAGAAATATTGAAACTGGTTGTTTGCCATTCCAAAAAACGTAAACCATAACTTATAGGCGAAACACAAAATTGAAGAGAAGTAAGCACGTGGttatatcttttgttttgttttcttttcgtttcttttttttttctttcaaatacaattttaTGCCACATTTAATTACATTAACTTGGTATGTGCCAATTGCGGAAAGTGCAAGCTTACAATACATATTATTTAAAAGTGGCCTTCATTTTAGTATTCTCTAGTTTAATTGCAAATTGACCCTTTCGACCCCGTTCAACGTTAAACAGTCTCTCGAATTTTACGTTtaaaagcgaggccaaaaggaccaatttgcaacgaaacaaaataatactaaaatgacggccattttagAACAAGGTGTATGACTTGTTTCCCAGGTAGTGTCAATATTGAtctttctcatttttttccGACAGCAGCTGCATGAGTAGCTTTAGCAGTCACGTAGGTAAGACGGCTTTCGATAGAAAGGATCATATTGCAGACTGCTTAGCTCTTTCATCAAGCACAAGCTTTTGGAAATAACTTGAACGTGGAAGGAAAGGTTTGATTTCAGTGAAAACATCAGAAAGAAAGAAGATCATTGCTGAGACTACTCGGTGTTGATTAAGTTCAGACTTGAACaaaagatggaaaaagaagaaagtgcAATCATGTTAGTAAACTGTGTTGTAAACATTGTACTTGCTTTCACAGCGACCATTGGAAACGTGCTTGTGCTGTACGCAGTGTGGAAGAAGCCGACGCTTCGTTCGCCCTCTATCCTATTACTATGTGGTCTCGCGTCAACTGATTTAGCTGTTGGTTTGATCGCGCAACCTCTTTTTATAGGCCGTAGCTTAATTAACTTGTACTCTCGATCGGAGAGACTGAAACTAACGTTTGAAAGAGGATTTAAGACCATTGCCTTCTCTCTTTGCGGAGTGTCCATATGCATAATTGCAGGAACTAGTCTTGACAGACTCATTGCCATTCTGAAGCCGCTGCAGTATCCCAGCATCGTTACTGTTCGGAGAGTTACTTGTATTTTTCTAGCGATTTGGGCAATTTGTGTAGTAGCAGGAACCATCCAGATTCGGGAGGAAAGAATTCTATTACCTTTAATTTCCTCTTGGATATTCATCGGGTTTTGTGTTACCGTTACATGTCACGcgaccattttcaaatttgttcGGCGTCATCGAATAGAAATTCAGAATCAGGCTCGAGCATTTGAGGGAGCTGATACCACTGCAAGTATGGCCAGCCGTCAAAAATCTGCCTTCAGTTCATTTATATTCTTCATTGTGCTCGCGATTTGTTACTTTCCTTATCTCCTTGTTTACATAATTTATTTATCCCGTGATATAAGAAACGGTATTCTTGGCAGGTCTCTTGCCACCACAGTTACCTTCATGAACTCGGCTTTAAATCCATTTTTATATGGTTGGAGAGTACCTCAGTTAAGAAATGCAATACTACAAGTCTCTCGTGCCAAGGAAGTAAGATCCACGAATTCTGTCGTTTGACCAAGTCAAACTAACTCGTAAATAAGAACTAATACGATAGTAAAAACAGTCTAGAACAAACACATAGCGGTTTTTAGGATGGGCGCTTGTCATGCAGGGAGTgtgtaaaatacaaaaatttaaattaactCAACAGCGTTAAAAGCAGCTTAATTAAATGGAGGCAAGAAAATAGCTActatgaaatggtatatgaaatggatcatatatgaactgctgATATGAATTCAAGAGaaggtatgatcctcgcagttatgaacgcagtcttaaagaagcctgaaaaatttaggacttcaacggggtttgaactcgtgacctcgcaataccggtccgactctctaaccaactgagttacgaagccactgacgttcggagctggtcatttgtgagttccaatgttcccgtgaggaatgaatcaacgatgaaatggtatatgaaatggaaCATATATAAACAGTACTGcgcatatgaaatcaagtgaagctatgatccttgcagttatgaacgcaattcttgcattgcgtaaagaagcctgaaaaattcaggacttccacggggtttgagcccgtgacctgacaaatgaccagctcccaacgtcagtggcttcatagctcagttggttagagcgtcgcactgttATCGCGAGGTCaaaggttcaaaccccgttgaagtcctgaatttttcaggcttttttacgcaattgcaaaaattgcgttcataactgcgaggatcatagcttcacttaaactAGCTACTACAAAGCCACGTGGAATTTCATTGTAGACTACGGAAGACAGCTCCAGTTGATGACAAAAGCGGGATAATATCCTTCCCCCGATCGGACGGGACCAAGGTTGTCCCTGTCAGGACCATACAGGAATACAAAAGACACGCAGGAGGACCTTCAAAGACATTAACCAATTTCATTCGCAATGAAACCGACTGTCCTTCATTTCGTTTCTATTGGGCACGTTTAACTATCCTTACGCACGTTCAAACGTACAAGGCTCATCGTCTTGTTTTTCGATCATGCAATTTCTTTAACAAGCAGGTTGAAATAATCACTTATTCAATCACTCGTCACCCAcactattttgttgttttggaaacGAGATGTCGAAAAAACGCAGGAAACGATATTATTCCATCCCTCGAATAGTAGACACGCAATGATTGATCATTTTATAGGCGGTTTAATTAGTCTTTACTTATTTTTGTAGATATATTGTTTATTCCGATTGCAAGATGTAGATTTTAGCAATAGAGGAccttttccgtgtttacatagccttatCAAAACACGAGGAATTCGAGAAAGTTACGTgctcgagggtttgcataactgccGAAAAATTCTCCCagctcccccgagtgtttatgtaaaaaaaaaagtcctgTATTCCGAGTGAACCGCATTCTGGTCATTTCTTCCATTCTCTTATCGGGGGCAGAATGAATGAAATAGTAATCAGTTCATTCCGAAAATGGAATAGGTCCGCAAAAGAACACGAATACcgtctattccgtgtattcGTCTTCCGGAATCGTACCAAAAAAACGCGCCTTAAGAGTTATCGGCGAAAACTCTTTCTTATGTCTGGAGGCCGAATGTGTGCGTGTCATTGAAGAAAAATAGGTACGCAGTGCGTACGtccgctttattccatattgcccactgagctgcgttttgtcttacaagagattcaagttgtctttgcgtaatatttagccctaatagtacacgatattttcttggtatcgtaaatcattatagtgtCAAGGTAGAtttcttaggtaaatagcccccaaGTACTTCGACGGAGCGGCAAGACGGACGCCATTGGGATTCCTATAAGCCGAAAGTTAGCTTTGGGCGTGCGACTAGTGAACATGGCACTGATAACAAACCTTCTCCTTTTGGCGAATGATGTTGCTACAAACCCGGGACCTACACAAACTTCCGCTCATTTTTCGTCATGCGACTCAAGCTTTTCATCTTGCTTTTCAAACGAGTCTTTCGTGTCTGATTCCTCGGCGGCGTCCGACAACGAGGATAGTGTTCTATCTACATGTTATGATCTTGGACTCGGTGATCGAGGACTCAGGCTTGGACACTGGAATGTCAACTATCTCACTATGGCTAAATTCGAAGAGATAAAACTTTGTTTACTGAATGCAGATAGTAAAGCACAGCTTGATATTTTATTCCTGAGTGAAACGTTTCTAAAAGCCAGTGACCCGGATACGCTCTTCAGTGTTACTGGATTTAATACACTTCGACGGGATCGAGTGACTAACGGGGGCGGCATTCTCGCTCTTGTAAACAACGAACTAGAGTTCAAACGCAGGATGGATCTCGAACAACAAGGAATTGAATCTATTTGGTTGGAGGTTTCGCCCTATAAATCTAATCGATCGTTGATTATCGGATGCGTCTATCGGCCTCCCAATCAAAAGAAACAACTAGATATTGACATCGAGGAACATATTGAGCGAATCCATTTACTAAATAAGGAAACAATTTTTCTAACTGACATCAACATCGACTACAAGAATAGACCTAAATATGACAATCATCGGTTAATAAAAGGTTTGCGGATTATGCATTTTAAGCAGCTTGTTGATTTCATCACACGTCCAGTCAGCAAGACGTGTTTAGACCACGTCTACAGTAATCAACCACAGCGAATCAGCTCCGTTTCTTGCCAGAACATCGGCTTGGCGGATCATGTCCCGGTCTTTGTTGTTAGGAAGTATGCACGTGATAACCATAAAGCTCACAATTCAGCACGGATTACATACCGCAATATGAAGCGGTTTGATGAAGAGGCGTTCAAACAATCACTCCAGGAAGCCCCGTGGGATACAGCCTTTGTCTTTGATGACATCAATGATATTGTGCACTCTTGGGAAGACATCTTTAACAGCATACTTGATTCTCATTGTCCATGGCGAGTAAAACGCGTTAAGCAGGATACTCAAGCACCCTGGTTGACAAAGAAAGTGTTGAAACAACTTCACACTAGAGATCATTTACTCAAGGTGGCAAGGCTTTCAGACGACTCGGACGATTGGTCCAATTACCGAGCTGCCAGAAATTATGCTGTTTCCATGATAAGAACGGCTAAGCGTGACTTTTATGCAACTTCGTTTCAGGATAACAAGAACAATCCAAGAGCTATTTGGAAGTCGataaaaactctgaccggggtcAATAGGAACACCGATGCAATCAAGAAACTTGAGGTTGACGGCCGTGTTATTGAAGAAAGCTCGGAAATGTCAGAGCAGTTCAATTGCTATTTTTCATCTATTGCTGACAAGTTACGGAATCAGCTCTGTCACGTCAATTATGATTTATCCAAACTAATCAATTTTGTTGCCTCTCGTAAGGACCATGATGTCTCATTTATGGTCCCCGCGATTACTAGTGCTCAGGTCAGCGGCATCATGATGAAGATAAGCTCTTATAAGGCGATGGGGATTGATGGAATCAGCGCTCGTCTATTACGTATCGGTATGCCAGCAATCGCACCCTGTATTGCACGATTAATAAACCTGTCCATGTCAACCGGCAAATTCCCTACTCGTTGGAAAACTGCCAAAGTCACCCCGCTTTTCAAGAGTGGTACCCTGTCCGATCCATCAAACTATAGGCCTATCTCTGTTCTGCCAGTGTTGTCCAAGATCATTGAACGCCATATGCACAACTCTCTCTACGCGTTTCTTACTGAACAGAATCTAATCTACTCAAGACAATCTGGTTTTCGAAAACATCAT encodes:
- the LOC137996318 gene encoding melanocortin receptor 4-like; the encoded protein is MEKEESAIMLVNCVVNIVLAFTATIGNVLVLYAVWKKPTLRSPSILLLCGLASTDLAVGLIAQPLFIGRSLINLYSRSERLKLTFERGFKTIAFSLCGVSICIIAGTSLDRLIAILKPLQYPSIVTVRRVTCIFLAIWAICVVAGTIQIREERILLPLISSWIFIGFCVTVTCHATIFKFVRRHRIEIQNQARAFEGADTTASMASRQKSAFSSFIFFIVLAICYFPYLLVYIIYLSRDIRNGILGRSLATTVTFMNSALNPFLYGWRVPQLRNAILQVSRAKEVRSTNSVV